GGCTCGAGTGCTGCTGGAACAAGCCCCTTAGCCGATCGAGTGTGGGTTAATAAGAATCGGCCACGGTAGTTTCCTTCGGGTTCTAGCGTTCAGTTTCGTTGTGTAGTTTGCATGGGAGCGGTTGTTTGGTTCTGATAGGTGGATTGGGGGCTGGTCTATGTCCTTGTTAGGTTGTCTCATGAGTGGTGCGACGGGTCAGCTGGAGGCGTGAATTTTGGGAAGAAATCATGCATGAAGTGGTGGATTAGGATAGGACCGATAGTTGAGCATATTCTGGAAATTTAGCCGTGTGTTTGGGGGCCTATTGTCATTGTTTTAGGACCTCTTAAGTGttttaaattatgataaaaaattgggaaagttttggtaagtttcggtTCAATTCGGGTAGAAATCGGgacccggtccaagttttaaaacgagtcGGTTAAGTTGTGTTTccggctcgagtttacgtctaagaatacttttaaaaatgtttttggATATTTTAAGgggtttggtaagcttcgggtcaattttagaggtccaggggtaaaatggtaatttttgggtttccaggggcaaaatggtcattatacacccggggtgagaatttggtcctggcagcgccctgagcacaaatcatgatatttttttaaatgttcatgcatcacgtttacgatttttacgctattttaataattatggtgcatgcttggtttaaaggaattaagagagaaaaagtgagaaagtgaagaacactccgtctccgccgcgccgcgtcgttatttcgtttgttttctgtcaaaacaaaccaaggcatgtttatatcttctttcactcttcaatcaagccatataggtatttttaaatatcgcaagtacatgattttaatgcaagaagatcgaaattgttcatatttaattatgttggttaattatattacgtgcaaaatattcatttttgagatttatgcgatattgcttgtggtcactttactatcatgattaaatccggtcgcaagttaccggtccggtcgccagttaccggttatgagagcattactaagtcatgtcgccagttacaggcccggtcgccagttaccggtcagttcagttgtttcacccagtactgtggcagtggtctgatcagacgtacattactaagtcctgtcgccagtcacaggcccggtcgccagttaccggtcagttcagttcaggggccacttgcgtagaccataatctcgccagaaaattattacaggctatttcagtacagggctccaaggagcaaacatttttcattatgattttcagttcagttatgcacgtattataattaatcatgacacgacatttttacgttatgcctcatgacatgatatttttatcccatgcaaatttttactattatttactcgttatttacgatatatgcatgctgagtctttagactcactagacttgattgttgtaggtactgttgatgtcgggatcgagggcggggaccagtgagccagctcgagtcggcagtagtgggatccgaggacctcatttttttcagcatttaatattttatgatcaAGCATTTTTCACGTtgctggattattttaaattattatttttacaaacaaacatttacttccgctgccaTTTCGAACATAAAACTTtacttatcagtttattttatgaacgaggcattttaattattttaaaaagaaaaattttaatttttccgcaaattttcaaacacggatttcCAGGccgtttcaccgcgggtgcggtgttccTTTTCGAGAATtcttataatttttatgttCGATGACCGCGGGTGAGGTGTACaagagaccgcgggtgcggtgtgctcTCGGCAAATGTTGCATAATTCAATATTAATTGACCGCGGCCGCGGTGCAGgaacaaccgcgggtgcggtgttctCTCGGGACATGTTGCGCGACTGCGCTCAAAAAtataccgcaggtgcggtattctttcgggaaaaaaattttttcttcttcattttttatgcctgaaaataaaacaagtggaATTTATTAGTTTTGGGAAGATATAAGCACACACtatacttaaaaaaaaatataaacaaccTAAAAATAAGAATACTAGAATAAAAGCAAAACCGAAAACAAAATGCAAAAGAGAAAcgaaaatttgggttgcctcccaataagCGCTTGGTTAAACGTCTTCAGCCCGACTACCATAAGTTTACATCAAGTCGATCCGCCCAAAGAAATGTTGTCAAGTTGCCTTACTTCAGTTCCATAATATGGCTTAACTCACTGCCCGTTCACCTTGAAGGTCCTCCCATCACTGCATTTTAGCTCAATCGCCCCATGAGGGTACACTGTCTCCACCAAAAATGGACCTGACCAACGTGATTTcaacttaccaggaaacaacttcagacgggagttgaacaagagtACTTGTTGTCCTGGTTTGAGCTCCCTTCGTACAATGAGTTTATCGTGCCACTTCATGGTCTGCTCTTTGTAAATCTTggcattttcatatgcatcattgcGGAACTCATCCATCTCGCTCAACTGCAGTTTCCTAATGTCACCAGAagctttcaaatcaaaatttaatttctttacagcccaaaatgctctatgctccaactccaacggcagatgacatgctttcccaaacactagcctatagggagacatcccaataggcgtCTTGAATGCAGTCCGATAAGCCCATAATGCATCATCCAACTTCATAGCCCAATCTCTCCGATTGGTGTTGACAGTCTTTTCCAGAATTTGCTTAATTTCACGATTAGATatttcagcttgtccattcgaccgaggatgatatgctagtgccactttgtgcttcacattgtatttagccaacagtgagttgaaaattttattgcaaaaatgcgtaccttcaTCACTTATGATGGCTTTCGGTGTTCCAAACCTGGTGAAGATGTTCTTGTGGACAAACTTAACTACAacacgagcatcattagtattggtggcaattacttccacccatttcgacacataatcaacagctaataaaatataagattgaccaaaagaagggggaaagggtcccatgaaatctatgccccatacatcaaaaagttccacttccaaAATATTTGTCAGTGGCAATTCGTGACGCCTAGAAATGTTTCCTAACCTTTGGCACCTATCACATGATTTCACTAAGGTATAGCTATCCTTAAACAAAGTTGGCCAGAAAAAACCtgattgcaataccttagctgcaGTTCGTGTcgctccaaaatgtccaccatatgCAGATGAATGACATAGCTCAAGAATTTGGTGTGCTTCAACACCGTCAACACATCTCCTAATCACTTGGTCAGCACATCTCTTATACACATAAGGATCATCCTAGAAGAAAAATATGATATCATGAAAGAACTTCTTTTTCTGATGGTGGTTCAGATCTGGAGAAAGAATACCACAAGACAAAAAATTCGCAATGTCAGCAAACCAAGGGAGTATTGAACTTACCTCAAAAAGTTGTTCATCCGGAAATGTTTCCTGTATTGCTCCTTCTTCTTTCCTATCCTCTAGCTCAAGTCTTGACAagtggtcagccacttgattCTCACTTCCCTTCTTATCTTTGACCTcgaagtcaaattcttgtaataacagtatccaccttatcaagcgtggtttcgcatccttcttggcaaatAGGTAGCGAATGGCTGCATGGTCAGTAAAAACAATTACTTTTGTGCCGATCAGATATGGCCTGAATTTGTCGAAGGCAAATACTACAgcaagcatctccttttcagttgtggtgtaattttgctgtgcaGCATCCATAGTACGGCTTGCATAATAGATTGCCCTAAACATTCTTTCTCTTCTTTGGCCCAATACTGCACCAACGGCATAATCACTTGCGTCACACATCagctcaaagggctccttccagTCCGGCACTATCATGATTGGTGATGTCACCAATGCCCTCTTGATTTTCTCAAAagcctgcaaacaatcatcatcaaatatgaATGTGGAatctttttcaagcaaattacaTAAAGGTTTAgtgatcttagaaaaatctttaatgaatctccGATAAAACCCCGCATGTCCTAGAAAGCTCCTTATTcctttgatgttctttggtGGAGGAAGTTTTTCAATTGCAACTACCTTGGCTCTATCCACCTCTAATCCCTTAGATGATGCTTTATGTCCCAGGACAATGCCCTCTTGAACCATAaagtgacatttttcccaattaagaactaggTTCTTTTCTTGGCATCTCTGCAACACAAGAGATAAGTTatgtaaacaatgatcaaatgaagagccaaataccgagaagtcatccatgaagacttccatgatttcctccaccatgtctgcaaatatAGCCATCATAAACCTCTGAAAAGTGGCcggtgcattgcatagcccaaaaggcatTCTCCTAAAAGCGAACGTACCATAGGGACACGTAAAAGTAGTCTTCTCCTGATCCTCTGGTGCTATAGCtatctggttataacctgaataaccatctaagaagcaataatgacaataaccagcaagtctatctagcatttgatcaataaaaggcaatggaaaatgatcttttcggGTGGCATTGTTCAATTTTCTATAATCCATACAAACTCGCCAACCAgttacagtacgagtagatattaatTCATCATGTTCATTTTTAACCACAGTTATTCCACCCTTTTTCGGTACAACTTGTACAGGAGACACCCaattactatcagaaatagcatatatcaCACCAGCATTCAGCAATTTAAGCACCTCATTTTTCACAACTTCTTTCATTGCCGGATTTAATCTcctctgatgatccacataaggagtatacgactcctcctccattaaaattttatgcatgcatatagtggggctaattcccctaatatcagaaatcgaccatcCAAATGCAGTTTTATATTCCCTCAATACTctcaataatttatctttttcatcaATAGTAAGGGAAGAAGATATGATTACCGGATATTTCGACTTCTCTCCTAAGAATGCATAACATAGGTGGCTTGGCAATTCCTTCAGATCAGGAAAGGGTGATATTACCTCTATTTTCTCTTTGACGTTCAACTCCTCAATCAACACAtccgttttcttttctttatgcAATACTTCAAGAGCCACCAGTTGCTCTTTCACTTCCCAGTCGTCTTCACTAACAGCTTCAGCAGCTCCAACCAAGCAACTCTCCAAAGGGTCCCTAGTTCCTGCACAGTCAAAGGATACACATGAGTCTATAacatcaatgcttttacaagtacttacctcatttgATCCCCTCATGGCatgataaatattaaaaatgacttcttctccaccaactctcaaggtgagttcacccttatgcacatctatcaatgcccttccagttgcaaggaacggtctTCCAAAGATTAATGGAGCATCATTATCCTCTTCCATATCTAGAATCACAAAgtctgcaggaaaaataaacttatccacTTTTACCAATACATCCTCGACGATCCCTCTTGGATATGTAAGACTTCTGTCTGCAAGCTGTAGGGTGatagtggttggtttaactTATCCAAGCTCCAATttcctgaaaatagaaaatggcatcaaattaatacttgctcctaaatcacataaagctttactaCAATGAGAACCACCAAAAAAGCAAGGAATAGGAAAACTCCCTGGTTCTTTCAATTTTGTTGGTAATTTCTTTTGTAGGATGGCACTGCACTCCTCAGTAAGCTTCACTATCTCAAACTCTTGCAGCTTCCTCTTTTTAGACATCACATCTTTAATGAACTTGGCATAGTTGGGCATTTGCTCCAATGCATCAGCAAATGGTATATTGATGTGTATCTTCTTAAAAATCTCAAGgaattttgcaaattgatcatctaAACTCTTCTTTTTGAACCTCTGAGGGTATGGAATGGCAGGCTTAAATGCAGGAGGTTGTACAACTTTTGTCTTAGAGTCCTCAACCTTATTCTCTGTTATAACCTCAAACTCAACATCTTCCACTGACTTCTCATTTTCCACCATCTCCTTGGGACTTTGAACCTCCAATTCTTTTCCGCTCCTCAAAGTGACTGCCTTGCACTGCTCTTTTGGATTAACTTCCGTATTACTCGGAAATTGACCCCTGTTCTGATCTCTCAAACTattagccaactgtccaatttGTGTCTCCAAAGATTTCATCGTAGCACCCATGTTTCCTATGTGAGTCTCCATGCTATCAAGCCGAGACTCAGTTCTAGCCATCCTCTTTCCAGATTCAGCCACAAATGTACCTACCAAATCCTCAAACGACGGCTTTCCCTCCCcttttgatgtattgaaccccggaggaggattcaacacattcttattgtttgcataagaaaaattttcatgatttctcaaacctggatgataagtattaggagGAGGGTTATCTCGATATCCTCCAAATCCACCAAAGTTTCTGTTGTTGATATATTGGGCTTCTTCAAGAGAATGAGTTTCTTCAGCAACCACGGAAGGACTTTCAGTGTCAGGTATGCTCACTTTATTCATGGCTGCTAGTTGTGTGGTCAATGCAGAAACTTGGGCGGTTAGTGAAGTGATAGGATCCACGGCATAAATACCAGCTGtcttctttactcctgacctttCAGATagccactgataactgttaatggtcatctgttcaagcaaatcatatgcttgatcaggtgatttggcaaatatcgttccaccagctgctgcatccacagtgcctcttgtttgtccattcaaaccattataaaacaattcaatctgtacccaatcttcaaaaccatggtttggacacctcctcaacaactccttataccgttcccatgcctcatataattgctcaaagtcagtctgcctaaaagtacttatctctatcttcaactgtgcagacttcgcaggtggaaaatatttagcaaggaacttggttgctaactcctgccatgtagtgatactccccaaaggaagcgattggagccatcctcttgcttgatccctaagagaaaaaggaaacaaacgcaatcaaattatatcatcagaaacaccatttatttttaccgtgtcagtaatttcaaggaatgttctgagatgtagatgaggatctgcagtagcggctcccccaaactgattctgttgaaccatgtttatcaatgcgggctTAAGCTCAAAGTagtttgcattaatagtccctcgtgctatgcccgagtaatgagcatttagtaccggcctaaaatgatctctgatgggtattgcagggggtggattttcattatctctgttttcagccattgctcgaatctcttctcttcttgcctttcttaatcttcttacggttctttcgatctcaggatcaaagattagcaagtcaagattttgcgatcttcgcatgcactgtcaaacaaagataagaaacaaatcaatgtttaatgtattacaataaaaaaagctctaaattaaaataaagactaattggtaacaatactaatataaatttaaaatagacactccccggcaacggcgccaaaaacttgtcgcgtgatttcttaattgcttgcaagtgcacaacgtcaagttgtaataaaatgtattttcgagtacgagtgtcgatcccacgaggagtacgtatttaaatgtatattaatgcttgcaattaaaatagtctcaattttatttagaaaaatcaattgacagatttgtttgcaccaataactaaattgaaaataaatttaattatattataacaccaaactttttataacaaataactatgaaataaaagatctagagatccgatttcacgcaactatccaccatgtgttattttgtgtagctatattataaatgtccttattatacattagccaagaattctaaattatctactccctctcccgagtgctaagtagatactaattatctaacaaaggattgtaacgtccccgtcaacaatctataattaaataacacaataagCAACAACTTCTTTTAATGTcttcaatagcaatatatgtcctcccgaactatataaataccatcgatatatttttccctttcttgtttataaattcccttttccaagtgataaattataaacataagaatcattcaagatatggccaataaaatgaaagcattaagattgaaaaaatacaaatgaacaataaggaaaacttatatagcataattcataaatcccaacacatggtgtctagttttgttccatcattcctctagaaataagaattagttcataataaaaataacacaacaacacatgaatcttaaacaagacatatcaaataaaaataaagaaagaagaacttagaacaagagattTGGAGTGCAATGAAATTTCTGTCCAGAAATGTGCAATAGATTTCAAAGGATGATGAACTTGAGCTTCAATCCTTTCTTTGTAGCCTCCTCTCATTTCCTTttctccccaataccctagatggtgaaTAATAGAAgccttttatagtccagacaaacttccccacgcagcacaccattttcctcttcttttattcgaagtccacaaagttacagatttttcggactctgttttgcgaaggaccgcgggtgcggtgaaagaaggaccgcgggtgcggtgttgtttCGGAGAAACTTTCAGTCTCGAAATTcagtgaccgcgggtgcggtcatgcttcggcagaatttttttatttctatcttcagggaccgcgggtgcggtccgtatgataccgcgggtgcggtcatacttcggccattttatcttttgcactactCCAATTCAACAATTTGCTACTCAAAATTCTATtataagcttccaaactacaacaacaaaaacaacaaaaaatcacataaaacctacacaagaataacaaaatttcaggttaaaaacaagtaataaaagtacaataaattgcacttatcagtgattaattattttacgtgcataaaaatataaaaaatattcatttttgagatttatgcgatattgcttgtggccacttcactgtcatgggattattacttcacccggtggtcacttaccggttcagttcagttcatcccggtggtcacttaccggtcagttcagttccagCCAGTacactgtggcattagtctgatcagacgctcattacttcacccggtggtcacttaccggttcagttcagtgcagttCATGGGGTCACTTGCGTAGGACATAATCTCAACAGCAAAACTacgacatgttattttatgacagggctctacggAGCTAACATTTTTACTTATGagtttcagttcagttatgcacgtattataattattcatgacacgatattttacgttatgtctcacgacatgatattttcactttgcatgcgattttactatttatttacttgttatatacgatatatgcatgctgagtctttagactcactagacttgattgttgtacgtactgatgatgtcgggactgAGGGCGGGAAcgagtgagctagcttgggtcggcaataGTGGAactcgaggacctcattttcagcatttatcattttatgatcaaacatttttatcgttgttggattatttcaaattgttattttgaaaaacaataatttcttccgctgctatttcgaacattaaactttatttatcagtttctCTTATGAAcgagacattttaattatttaaaaagaaaatttttaatttttccgcaaattttaaaacatgaaaTTAGAGGTctttatagctggtatcagagcctatgttcttgtaaagggttgtactactactgaccacgagaagctcatggagtcacgtcttcggtctgtaagttttacatttacgcattttatttaaaacatgaaatattcggacagcatgttttcatgaaatattttatgtttagatttttattgttcagtatttaaatttaaataaattatggaattatgcatgttggttacgtatgggttatgtatggaacagtatgccccctagacgcatcctcGAGCGCTCTAGAGAAGATGAGCCTCGGCAGGAGGACGGCATGAAccagaggcaggagagggacttaccacctccacctccacctccacctgacatgaatgcccagatgctagctgggatgactcagttcttcgcatagtttgcggggaaccatgctgtggcagccaggccgacaggacccgaggctacttatgagcggtttatgaagatgcgtcctaaggagttttcagggacgatggaccccatgattgccgagggctggatcaagtccctcgaggttatcttcgagttcatggagcttggagatgcagacagagttcgatgtgccactcatttattcggaggagatgcccgcttatggtggaaaggagcgtcagtagccctgaacttggctacgctgagctggacacgctgcacggaggtattttactccaaatattttactgaggaggtgcgcaccaggttgaccacggaaTTCATGAGCCTGAGGCAAGGAGatttgactgttacggagttcatccgtaagtttgagaggggttgtcattttgtgcccctgatcgcgaatgatgctaaagccaagttaatgcattttctggtgggtctacggtcgatcttgcgccgtgatgttagggtggctgaccctactacttatgaggccgccgtctccagagctctagccgcagagcaggatcagtaTGATattgagagggatcgccagggcaagcgcccaatccaggtaccacaccgccctcctcctcagcagcagcagcagcagaataagatgCCTTTTCACGgcccgcctagaaacagaggtcagcagcagcagcggcgGGGACGCGCAGTcccgaggacctttgagcaTCCAGTTTGTCCtaagtgcacacgccgccatgctggagcatgtatgtttggctcaggaaagtgttacaagtgtggtagtccagaccacttactgCCGCAGTGCCcacagaggaatctgcctacccaaggcagagttttcgctctccatgctacggagacgaacccagataccatgctcatgacaggtacctttacgctttaagtttatatttgggatataatgttttgggttaagattttgaacatagaattgcagtaggattgcatgctgtactcagtattattttgggaatttaagttagaagaacgtTGACCTTTGCTTGTCTATAggttagttcttgtgattattgggttcagcttgatgttccaacctttcaggaagaatttttatatatggttccgctacgaaagccttgatagattcaggggctactcactcatttatttcgaaggtctttgctaatttcctcaaggtaaAGCCCGTTGAGCTAGAtctagcctattcagtagtattgccttctggtgaggagattgcagctaccaatgtgatccgagacatagatcttgagctccatggcaacctcgtttatgcggatctgatcgtgttgccgatgcccgagtttgacatcatactagggatggattggctattgcggaacagagttttgatcgactttcagcggagatctgttctagtccgaccgcctgggatgacacagttcttatttgagccagacaggcactttcctttaccgcacattattccttatgtcaaggctaggaagctcatgcatagagggtgtcgggcatttttagcaacttttatatctgtccccgaggcacccagtcagtcagccgcagatgttccgattgttagagacttcttagacgtttttcctgaggacgtctctggtatgccacccgagagagaggtggagttttgtatcgagcttatgccaggtacggttccgatctcaaaagcaccgtaccgactagcaccgacagagatggcagaacttaagaagcagattcaggaacttcttggcaaggagttcattcgcccgagtttttctccatggggcgcgccagtcttgtttttGAAGAAGAAGGGTGGCTCTATgtggctttgcattgattaccgggagttgaacggggtgacagtgaagaacaagtatccacttccgcggattgaggacttatttgaccagttgcagggagcttcgattttctccaagattgatctgcgttcaggatatcaccagttgagggtgaaagatactgatgtttccaagactgctttcaggactcgttatggccactacgagttccttgtgatgtcgttcagtctgacgaatgcgccagcatcttcatggatctcatgaatcgcgtatttcagccgtatcttgatcagtttgtgatagtattcatagaaaacattctcgtctactccaagaatcgagAGGGTCACAGttgacatctgaccacagtgttgcagaccttgcagaagcacaagttattcgcaaagtttagtaagtgcgaattttggttagaggAGGTGGCATTTTTAGGCCATATTGTTTCTAgaagcggtattgaggtagacccagcgaaggttgcagcagtcagagattgggttgtgccgcagaatgcatcagagatccgcagttttcttgggctagcaggatattatcggaagttcattaagggattctcctctattgccgttccactcccatcattgaccaagaagaatgtgaaatttgtgtggagcgatgaatgTCAAAAGAGCTTCAATACTTTGAAGCAacctcttatctcagcaccagttttggccatgccatcggggcccggtgagtttgttctgtatacctaTGCTTCGAAgatcggtttaggcgcagtgttgatgcagcatgggaaggtgatagcatatgcttctcgacagctgaaaactcatgagaagaattaccctacccatgatctagagttggccgccgtggtatttgccttgaagatttggaggcattatttgtatggagagaagtgccagatctttaacgaccacaagagcctcaagtacttctttacgcagaaagagctgaacatgcgtcagaggcgttggttggagttagtgaaggattatgactgcgacattagctaccacccgggcaaagctaatgtagtt
This sequence is a window from Primulina tabacum isolate GXHZ01 chromosome 17, ASM2559414v2, whole genome shotgun sequence. Protein-coding genes within it:
- the LOC142531695 gene encoding uncharacterized protein LOC142531695; translated protein: MTINSYQWLSERSGVKKTAGIYAVDPITSLTAQVSALTTQLAAMNKVSIPDTESPSVVAEETHSLEEAQYINNRNFGGFGGYRDNPPPNTYHPGEGKPSFEDLVGTFVAESGKRMARTESRLDSMETHIGNMGATMKSLETQIGQLANSLRDQNRGQFPSNTEVNPKEQCKAVTLRSGKELEVQSPKEMVENEKSVEDVEFEVITENKVEDSKTKVVQPPAFKPAIPYPQRFKKKSLDDQFAKFLEIFKKIHINIPFADALEQMPNYAKFIKDVMSKKRKLQEFEIVKLTEECSAILQKKLPTKLKEPGSFPIPCFFGTRDPLESCLVGAAEAVSEDDWEVKEQLVALEVLHKEKKTDVLIEELNVKEKIERRLNPAMKEVVKNEVLKLLNAGVIYAISDSNWVSPVQVVPKKGGITVVKNEHDELISTRTVTGWRVCMDYRKLNNATRKDHFPLPFIDQMLDRLAGYCHYCFLDGYSGYNQIAIAPEDQEKTTFTCPYGTFAFRRMPFGLCNAPATFQRFMMAIFADMVEEIMEVFMDDFSVFGSSFDHCLHNLSLVLQRCQEKNLVLNWEKCHFMVQEGIVLGHKASSKGLEVDRAKVVAIEKLPPPKNIKGIRSFLGHAGFYRRFIKDFSKITKPLCNLLEKDSTFIFDDDCLQAFEKIKRALVTSPIMIVPDWKEPFELMCDASDYAVGAVLGQRRERMFRAIYYASRTMDAAQQNYTTTEKEMLAVVFAFDKFRPYLIGTKVIVFTDHAAIRYLFAKKDAKPRLIRWILLLQEFDFEVKDKKGSENQVADHLSRLELEDRKEEGAIQETFPDEQLFEDDPYVYKRCADQVIRRCVDGVEAHQILELCHSSAYGGHFGATRTAAKVLQSVKFVHKNIFTRFGTPKAIISDEASGDIRKLQLSEMDEFRNDAYENAKIYKEQTMKWHDKLIVRRELKPGQQVLLFNSRLKLFPGKLKSRWSGPFLVETVYPHGAIELKCSDGRTFKVNGQ